Below is a genomic region from Methanobacterium sp..
CCCTACAGGGACCTGTCCACTGAAGAGCTTTCAGAAATTGGGTCTTGCTTAAAAGATAATGGTATCCTTGCAAATATCCACTACGTGATCTCAGAGGCCACCATAAATGATGCTGTAGACCTTTTAAATGGGAATTATGATGAATACATTAAGGACTTCAATTCAGTTATATTTCTGACCTATAAGCCCACAGGAAGGGCTGAAAACAGCGGAAGTATAAAATCTGCAGGCGCTCTAAGAACGTTCCTTGATCTTGTAGATGGCCCTGTTACCAGCGTAAAAATAGGCTTTGATGCCTGTTTTGTCCCAGTCCTGATGAAAGCTACAGGCATAAATGTAGACCTGATAGACAGCTGCGAATGCGGGTTCTTTTCAGTTTATATCGATGAAAATCTGGACGTAACACCCTGTTCATTCTGCAACAGCAGCAGTTACCACTACAATTTAAAACAGTTCAGTTTTGAAGAGATATGGGAAAGCAAATTTTCAGACTACAGGGATTACATAGATACCAGCTGCAAATCAGACTGTGTCGAATGCGATAAAATCTCAGGGTGCAGGGGCAAATGCCCCTTCTTTGATGATCTCTTTTTATGCGGTTTGATTAAGTAGATAAATGCTTTATTTAAATATACTTTCAAAGTAACATGTGAACAAAATTTATTTTAAAAATAACACATGTTACTACTATTTTTGTTTTTTAAACCTAATTAAAAAGGTTTTTTTATATTTTTCCTCGCTTTAAATGGTTAAACACCCACATATACATTAATAACGTCTAATACTGGATTTTAACTTTGAATGTGTTTTTTCAGTATTATGCCAGAATAAACTGGCCTCCCCCAATCATATAAAGGTAGTAACCAACTAAAATCTGTAATACTATTCTCATTAATAAACTTAATTAAGTAATAACGATTTATTCAACGATTTTTAGTAATACTAACATATAAAATTCCTGTGAATTTAGTAATATCCTTTTATAAAAAAGTATTTATATTAAAATTACATTATTCAACTTATCTTAAGTTTAATATGTATAGTATTACAATAATAATGTTTTTAATATTAAAAGTATTATTTTAGCAGTATTTGTACATATCAACAGCAGTAATTAGAAAATATTGCTCAAATAACTTGAGTTTATCCTAAAAAAGGATAAGGAGGCGTTTTAAATTAAAAAAAATCGATCGTATCTAATTATAGGAATGATAGTTGCAATTTTAATAATTTTTGCGGCCGCCATGACATTCAGCTCCACGTCCAGAGCTGCTGACGAACTAGTAGCCGCGGTAGGAACACATTCTGGAGAACCTGAAGGCGGTTTTGACCCCATTAATGGATGGGCAGTTGGAAAAGAACCACTCATTCAAAGTACTCTTTTTAAAAGAGATAATACATCCATGGTCAACGATTTAGCCACCAATTATTCTGTTAGTAGCGACGGGCTGACGTGGACAGTTAAAATAAGAGATGATGTTAAATTCACTGATGGTGTACCCTTAACAGCAAAAGATATTGCATTTACATATAATACAGCAGCTAATGGCAGTGGAGGAATGGATTTATCCATGTTAGAAAGTGCTAAGGCATTGGATAATGCTACAATTCAGTTTAAACTAAATGATCCTCAATCAACCTTTATTTATAAACTTGCAGGGCTGGGGATTGTTCCAGAACATGCTTATAACAATGAAACATATGGTCAAAATCCAATAGGCTCTGGTCCATACAAATTTGTGCAGTGGAATAAAGGCCAGCAAGTGATACTTGAAAGGAATGATGAATATTATGGCCAAAAACCATACTTTAAACAGGTAACTATCCTGTTCACTACTGCAGATACAGCTTTTGCTGCAGCTAAGGCAGGACAAGTAGATATCGCAGAAATCCCTACTTCCTATGCAAACCAAACAGTAAATGGTATGAAAATATTGAAAATCGATTCTTTTGATGCCAGAGGAATCAGTTTCCCAGTACAGGAAGATACAGGCAAAAAAACTGAAGATAACTATACCATTGGAAACAATGTGACCACGGATGCTGCCATTAGGAAAGCCTTAAATGTTGGAATTGACAGGCAGGCATTAATCAGCGGGGCATTAAATGGACAAGGCGAAGAAGAATTCACAGGCGTAGATAAGCTACCCTTTGGAAATAAAGAAGCTATTTTTGAAGATGGAAATATAACTGAAGCCAAAAATATTTTGTCTTCAGGGGGCTGGAAAGACACTGATGGCGATGGTATCCTGGAAAAAAATGGAACCAAAGCAGAATTTACCCTTATATACCCATCTGACAGGCAGGAAAGGCAGGCATTAGCTGTTGCAGTAAGTGAACAGGCAGAAAAACTGGGCATAAAAATAAATGTGGAAGGTAAAAGCTGGGATGCAATTGACACATTAGCATACTCAACCCCCGTAGTTTGGGGTTATGGGTCTATAGATCCAACTGATGTGTATTTAAGATATTACAGTACCCGTTCAGGTAGTGGATCATCTAGTAAATACAATAATGTGATATTCTATAACAATTCTGCTGTAGATAAAAATTTAAGAAGTGCCATGACATCTCTTAATCAAAATACCAGTAATAAATACTGTAAATTAGCTGCATGGGATGGAACAACAGGATATTCCCAAAAAGGTGATGCCACATGGTTATGGATGGCAACTCTTAAATATCTGTACGTCGTCGATGATGATTTAGATATTGGAACTCCTGGAATCCAGCCCCATGGTGCAGATATCTTCAACAACATATACGAATGGAAACGTACAGGAAATCAAACCAGCTGAAAGTGTGATAAAACAGTGAAATAATCTGTATTTATTTATAAAATTGAAATGGACACTGGATATATGAAAATATATTCAGTGATTTCTATTTTTAATTAAATTCACTAAAAAGCAGATAAAAACCTTATTTAGTCATCCGAACGTTGAACAAATAAACAAAGGAGGCGTTTTAAATTAAAAAAAATCGATCGTATCTAATTATAGGAATGATAGTTGCAATTTTAATAATTTTTGCGGCCACCATGACATTCAGCTCCACGTCCAGAGCTGCTGACGAACTAGTAGTAAGTTATGTTTATAATTCTGAACCAAGTCAAGGTTTTGACTCCCTTCATGACTGGGGATGTGGAGATGTAAACCGGGAACCATTAATACAAAGTACATTATTTAAAACAGGAGCAGATGGTAATTTAACAAATGACTTAGCCACAAATTATTCAGTTAGCTCTGATGGGTTGACATGGACTGTAAATATAAGGAAAAGCGTTAAATTTTCTGATAATACAAGTTTAACAGCAAAAGATGTGGCATTCACCTTTAATGAAGCAAAAGTAAGTAATTCTAAACTTGATATGACCAACCTGAAAAATGCTACTGCCGTAGATAACAATACTGTAGTTTTTAAACTTAATAAAACGGATTCCACATTTATTTGGAAATTAAGATATCTTGGAATTGTCCCAGAAGCCAGTTATAACAATGAAACATACGGAGAACATCCAATAGGTTCAGGACCATACAAATTAGTGCAATGGGACAAAGGACAACAGGCAATATTTGAATATAACGAGAATTATTATGGTAAAGAACCTTACTTTAAGAAAATAACCATATTATTTTCAAAACCAGATTCTAGTTTGGCCGCAGTCAAAACTGGACAATCAGATATTGGAGAAGTTGATGTAATTAATGCAGATCAAAATGTAGACGGATACAGACTTGTAAATCTCTCAGCAGGAATGGCACATGGAATATCTTTCCCCATGATAAATGACACCGGTGAAAAAACAGAAGCGGGAAAAATCATAGGTAACAATGTAACTTCAGATTTAGCAATAAGAAAAGCACTGAATATTGCACTAAATAGATCCAAAATAGTTAAAGAAGTATTTAAAGGTTATGGGGCAGTTGAATATACTGGGGTAGACCAGCAGGATTATGGAAATCCAGATGCCAAAATAAATGATTCAAATATTGAAGCTGCTAAAAAAATACTGGAAAACGGCGGATGGAAAGATACAGACGGTGATGGAATACTGGAAAAAAATGGGCAAAATGCATCATTTAAACTGTATTATTATTCAAATGATCAAACAAGACAATCGCTGGCAACCGTTGTGGCCGAACAAGCCCAAAAGATAGGAATAAACATAGAACTTGTCGGTGCGGACTGGGATACCATATATGCAAACCAGTACAATTCAGCTTGTTTATACCGACAAGGTGCTCCAAATCCATATTACTCAGTATACTCACAATACCACAGTAAAACACTTGATGACAATTATTTAAATCCAGGAGCATACAACAGCTCGATTGTTGATAATTACTTAGACAATGCTTTAAGCAGTCAAAATTTAAGCCACGCCAATAAATTATGGCAAAAAGCTGCTTATGACGGAAATACTGGTTTTGGACCTGCAGGAGACGCCCCCTGGTTATGGATAGCTACAGTAGACTCCCTATACCAGGTCAAAGACAATATAGACATAGGAACTCCTCCAAAAGGGCGTGGTACTGACCTGTTTATAAATGTTCTAGATTGGAAACGCACAGGTGGGACAAGTAGCTAAGACGGATAAAACTAACTGAATTTGTTTATCAAGAAATTTACTGCATAAACATGGAAATATAAAAATTTTCATTTTTACTCATTTATTTCCAAGCAAATTCACCAATGGAGGAAAGATAAGGTGAAAACTGAAAAATTATTGAGATTTAGTGGGTATGAAAAATTACTGGATTTTATTGGGAAAAAAACCATCAAGTTAATTTTCCTTTTAATTGTGGTATGTCTTGCTAGTTTTTGGCTTGTTGAACAGTCACCCATAGATCCCGTAAGGGCATACATCGGAGAAATGTCGATAACTCAAGAGAAAAAAGTCCAACTTGAAGAATACTGGGGCGTTAACACACCTCCCCAAGAAAAATTATTAAATTGGGCAGGAAATATCATGAAAGGGAATTTTGGAACTTCACTGATCTATAGAATACCTGTTTTTGACGTGATTAAAGAGAGATTTACGGCGTCTTTAATCTTAATGGCAACTTCATGGATAATTTCAGGAATTTTAGGATTTATTTTAGGAATAATTGCGGGAATGAAACGTGGAACGTGGATAGATAAAATAATAAAAATCTATTGCTACATTTTAGCTGCTACCCCCACATTCTGGCTAGCGTTAATTCTATTAATGGTATTTTCAGTATATTTAGGGTGGTTCCCCATAGGATTAAGTGTACCCATAGGAGTTACAGCAAACAATGTGACATTTCTGGACTGGCTGCATCATTTAATCCTTCCTGCACTAGCTTTAAGTTTACTTGGAGTTGCCCAGATTGCAATGTTTACCAGAGAAAAATTAACAGAAGTTTTATCAAGCGACTATGTATTATTTGCAAAAGCAAGGGGTGAAAAAGGATTAAATCTTGTACTGAGGCATGGAGTTAGAAATGTTGCGCTTCCAGCCATTACATTACAGTTTTTAGGGTTCAGCGAATTGTTTGGAGGGGCAATTCTTGTTGAACAGGTATTTTCATACCCTGGAATTGGGCAAGCTGCAGTAGCAGCAGGATTACGGTCTGATGTGCCCCTCCTTTTAGGAATAGTTCTTGTCAGTGCATTGTTTGTCTTCTTTGGAAATACAATGGCAGACCTCATATATGAATTCGTCGATCCTAGGATTAAACAACAGGAGGCAGCGTCATGAATACCCGTGTAACACATAAAGGAGTATTCTTTGGGTTGAATTTAAGACAAAAGACTATTTTAATAATAGGCTTTACATCACTTTTATTAATTGCAATTGTGATTTCTAGCGTGGTTTTAGGTAGTGAATCTTTACCAACCAATTTCGGCTCTAAAAACCTTGCTCCCTCCATCGAACATCCATTTGGGACAGATTGGATGGGTAGAGACATGTTTACAAGGACACTCGAAGGGCTGGGTTTAAGTATAATAATCGGAGCTGTTGCTTCCACTCTCAGTACCATACTGGCTATAATTTTAGGACTGCTTTCAAGTGTAGGAAAAAAAACAGATTCCCTTGTATCATGGTTAGTGGATTTATGCCTTTCCATCCCACATATCCTTTTAATAATCCTCATTTCCATCGGATTAGGAGGAGGGGCAATGGGAGTTATTGTTGGAGTTGCATTAACCCACTGGACAAGCTTAACAAGAGTTATAAGGGCAGAAATTAAGCAACTTAAAACTCAAGAATATATTCACATCTCCGGAAACTTTGGTAAATCA
It encodes:
- a CDS encoding ABC transporter permease, with the translated sequence MNTRVTHKGVFFGLNLRQKTILIIGFTSLLLIAIVISSVVLGSESLPTNFGSKNLAPSIEHPFGTDWMGRDMFTRTLEGLGLSIIIGAVASTLSTILAIILGLLSSVGKKTDSLVSWLVDLCLSIPHILLIILISIGLGGGAMGVIVGVALTHWTSLTRVIRAEIKQLKTQEYIHISGNFGKSKWWIATKHIMPHIIPQIILGTILMFPHAILHEASVTFLGFGLSPHQPAIGIILSESMKYLSAGYWWLAFFPGLALLIVVLVFDMIGDNLGKLIDPKSAHE
- a CDS encoding ABC transporter permease, whose translation is MKTEKLLRFSGYEKLLDFIGKKTIKLIFLLIVVCLASFWLVEQSPIDPVRAYIGEMSITQEKKVQLEEYWGVNTPPQEKLLNWAGNIMKGNFGTSLIYRIPVFDVIKERFTASLILMATSWIISGILGFILGIIAGMKRGTWIDKIIKIYCYILAATPTFWLALILLMVFSVYLGWFPIGLSVPIGVTANNVTFLDWLHHLILPALALSLLGVAQIAMFTREKLTEVLSSDYVLFAKARGEKGLNLVLRHGVRNVALPAITLQFLGFSELFGGAILVEQVFSYPGIGQAAVAAGLRSDVPLLLGIVLVSALFVFFGNTMADLIYEFVDPRIKQQEAAS
- a CDS encoding ABC transporter substrate-binding protein; its protein translation is MIVAILIIFAAAMTFSSTSRAADELVAAVGTHSGEPEGGFDPINGWAVGKEPLIQSTLFKRDNTSMVNDLATNYSVSSDGLTWTVKIRDDVKFTDGVPLTAKDIAFTYNTAANGSGGMDLSMLESAKALDNATIQFKLNDPQSTFIYKLAGLGIVPEHAYNNETYGQNPIGSGPYKFVQWNKGQQVILERNDEYYGQKPYFKQVTILFTTADTAFAAAKAGQVDIAEIPTSYANQTVNGMKILKIDSFDARGISFPVQEDTGKKTEDNYTIGNNVTTDAAIRKALNVGIDRQALISGALNGQGEEEFTGVDKLPFGNKEAIFEDGNITEAKNILSSGGWKDTDGDGILEKNGTKAEFTLIYPSDRQERQALAVAVSEQAEKLGIKINVEGKSWDAIDTLAYSTPVVWGYGSIDPTDVYLRYYSTRSGSGSSSKYNNVIFYNNSAVDKNLRSAMTSLNQNTSNKYCKLAAWDGTTGYSQKGDATWLWMATLKYLYVVDDDLDIGTPGIQPHGADIFNNIYEWKRTGNQTS
- a CDS encoding ABC transporter substrate-binding protein — its product is MIVAILIIFAATMTFSSTSRAADELVVSYVYNSEPSQGFDSLHDWGCGDVNREPLIQSTLFKTGADGNLTNDLATNYSVSSDGLTWTVNIRKSVKFSDNTSLTAKDVAFTFNEAKVSNSKLDMTNLKNATAVDNNTVVFKLNKTDSTFIWKLRYLGIVPEASYNNETYGEHPIGSGPYKLVQWDKGQQAIFEYNENYYGKEPYFKKITILFSKPDSSLAAVKTGQSDIGEVDVINADQNVDGYRLVNLSAGMAHGISFPMINDTGEKTEAGKIIGNNVTSDLAIRKALNIALNRSKIVKEVFKGYGAVEYTGVDQQDYGNPDAKINDSNIEAAKKILENGGWKDTDGDGILEKNGQNASFKLYYYSNDQTRQSLATVVAEQAQKIGINIELVGADWDTIYANQYNSACLYRQGAPNPYYSVYSQYHSKTLDDNYLNPGAYNSSIVDNYLDNALSSQNLSHANKLWQKAAYDGNTGFGPAGDAPWLWIATVDSLYQVKDNIDIGTPPKGRGTDLFINVLDWKRTGGTSS
- a CDS encoding radical SAM protein, with translation MIRKHFEGYNFVGIPETGITFRWGADFSEDPQMAPWPELADISISNYCTNGCSYCYRKSSEEGKFMSLEDYRFALQELTSEKYGSIFQVALGGGEPLLHPDFTEIIRITREEFGVIPNYTTSGKFFNPENIEATRDYCGAVAISWDPYRDLSTEELSEIGSCLKDNGILANIHYVISEATINDAVDLLNGNYDEYIKDFNSVIFLTYKPTGRAENSGSIKSAGALRTFLDLVDGPVTSVKIGFDACFVPVLMKATGINVDLIDSCECGFFSVYIDENLDVTPCSFCNSSSYHYNLKQFSFEEIWESKFSDYRDYIDTSCKSDCVECDKISGCRGKCPFFDDLFLCGLIK